CGGGGCCATCGAAGCCATCGAACCGCGTGACGCTCACGTTGACCGGAATCGCGCCGCCCTTCCACACGCTCGGCGCGGTCGGGTTGAAGCTCACGGTGAAATCGGGCTTGGGGTGCCGCACGGTGACGCGGTAGGCGTGATTCGGTCCCGCCGATCCGCGTGCGTCCGTTACGCGAACCTGGTAGCTGCCGTCCGCGGGCACGTCGAAGAACAATCGGCTGTCCTTACCGTACCCCGCCCCGCCGTCGTCGTTGCGGTACGTGAGCGGGAACAGCGGGAGGCCGTTCGGCGGGAACGTTTTGCCGGGCGGGTGCAGTTCGACCTTGTACATGGGCAGGCCGAGGCTGTGGTGCGTCGGCGTGGTGCCGTGGAACGCGACCCGCTGACCGCCGGTCTGGTAGAACTGGCAATCGTCGTCCGGCCCCTTCGGGAGCGCGAGAATGCGCATCACCTCGCCGTTCACGTAGAGGTAATCGTCGATCGCGAGTTCGTTCCAGGCGTCGAGCCGGATGCCGGTGCTGGCCGAATCGTGGTCGCGGAACGTGACGCTCGTTTTCGCGGTCGCACGCAGCACACCGAGCGGAACCGGTTTACCGGCCGCATCGAGGATCTCGGTCACCGGATCAACGGGCGAACCCGCGCGCCGCGCCAGCACTTCCACGACGAGGCGCTCGCCCTTTCGTGCTTCAAACCGCGTGGTCTGGGCCTCGTTCGGCTTCGTGAGGATACCATCCGCGGAACCGGGCACGCGAATGTCCGCCCCAGCGGTCGGATTGAGGACGACCGCTGAGAACTCGGCCACGGTCACTTCAGCTCTACCCACGGCTTGCATCGCGGCGCCCGAAAGCGGTACCGGGACTTTCGCCCCGGGGACCGCCTCTGCTGGAACAGTAACTTTCGTCGTCACGCCGCTCGGCGCCCCGAGGTTCACACCGGAAACGTGAACGCTCGTCGTGCGCCCACGCGGTGCGGCGAGCGGGAACACGCCCGTCACGACCGGGATCGCGCCAATGTGGAGCCGGTAAGTGAAATCGCCCCCGCCGCGGAAATCACGGTCGCGGACGCCGATCGCGTAAGTGCCCGCATTGTGCGCAACGAACCCGAGGGCCGCTGTGCCCTCCGCGAGAACACTCCCGGCTTCGTCGGTGAGCACGATAACCGGGTTGAGTTTCGAGCCGAGTTCGGGCGCGAGAACTTGCACGCCGATCTGGTCGCCGACCGCGGCCGTGAAGCGGTAGTAATCCATGTCCCCTTCGCGGTCCACTACACCTGCGACGGTCGCGTTTTGTTTCACGGCCATCGCGTTGCGCGCGGAATCCGTGATGCCGGTTTCGGCGACCGCGGGGAAGTAATCGACCGCGAACGCGACCGGCGCGGACTTCCCGCCGTCGCCGTCGAGCGTGAACGGTGCGGTCCCAATACGAACCGCGGCGCCGATCGTGACGTCCACTTCGAGCGCGGTCGCGCTGCGCTTCGCCGGGTCGATTTTTGCAGTGATTTCGGGCGTGGTGGAAGTGACAGCCTTCACCCAATCCAGCCCGGTCCCGCTAATCGTTACGCGAGTGGTTGCCCCGCGCACACCGCCAGAGGGGGCGACTCGCGCTACTTTGGGCGGCACTGGTTTGGTGGGCACTGCGGGGAGCAGTTGAGCCGTAGCCTTACCGTTCGCGACATCGAGTAACGCCCCCGCACCATCGAAGCGAGCGAGCGCGAGTTGCTTCCCGTCCGGCCGCAGCGCGAGATCGAGAACCGTATCGGGCTGGGCATCGAAGACTTTCGCTTCTGTCAGCTTCGCCGTGTTCCAGGCTTTAATGACTTTGTCTTCGCCAACGGAGTAGAGCCGCGAGCCGTCGCCCGAATACGCGATTCGCCACACCGCGCTCTCGTGCGCGAACGCCGCGTGAACCAGCTTTGCTCCATCGGCATCGACGGCCCATACCCGGACACTCTTATCGACACCGGCCGCGGCGAGGTGCTTCTTATCCGGGCTCCAGGCGACCGTGTACAGCCAGTCGGTCGCGTCGCCGAGCGTGTACAACCGCTTACCGGTCGCGACCTCCCACACTTTCACGGCGCGGTCCGCGCTGACCGACGCGAGCAACTTCCCGTCCGGGTGGAACGCGACGCCGTACACCGCGTCGCTGTGGTCTTTCAGAGTGAGACGCGGAGCGGGCTTGGCCTCCTTGTCGTCCACGTCCCAGACGTGGACAACGCGATCGTACCCCGCGGTCGCGAGTTGCTTCCCGTCGGGCGAGAACGCCATCGTGTAAATCGCGTCGCGGTGCGCGTTGATCGCGATCTGCCTCTTTGCGCCCGATTCTCCTACTGGCTGAAGAGACACCATGCCGTTTTTGCCGGCGTCCCCGTGCGCGACCGCGAGCCAGTGCCCCTGCGGGTGGAACGTGAGGGCCGTTACGCGCCCGGTAACGGTGATGGGCGTACCTATTTGTGTTCCGAGCACGTTGAACACGCGCACTTCGCCGGGCGTTCCGAACGCGACGAACTCCCCTTTCGGGGAGTACGCGACCGCGGTGACGGGTGGTGCGGCCGCCGCAATCGCGGGGGAGAGGAGGAGCACCAGCGAAAGCAGTCGAGCCATGAGAGGTCTGTCCGAGGAGTGGATCAGTGGAACAGGGCCATCGCGGTGCCGGCCGTGGCAAATAACAAGAACAGTATCGCGAGCGAACACCCGGCGCAACCGTCCGCGCAACCGCCGGCGCCTTCGAGTGCGGCGCCGGCCACTTCGCCCGCGCCTTCGAGCGCCGCCCCCGCAACCTCACCAACCGCTCCCGCCGCACTGCCCGCGAGGTCGATCGCGCCGCTCGTCACTTCGGCCGCAAAACCGACAAGGTTGGCGCCCGTAGTCGCGATATCACCGGTCACAGCCACGCCATCAACAAAGGCGCTGTTTCCACTGGCCGCCGGCGGGTTGGGCTGGGGTTGCGGTTTGTCCCACGGCCTCGGTTGGAGCGGCAGTGCGCCCGGTACAACCGGGGGTGTATTTTCGGGCGTCGCGTTCGGGTTAAGCGGGTCCATCGGGCGTCACCGTAGCTTTCGCGACCGGCGCAACCGGTCGGCGGCTCAATGATTGAACAGGAACTCGCGGCCTGTCAGGACCGCCCATACAAAGTCTTCGATCGTCTCGCGACGAGATTGTGCCCCGTCCTTCGATCCGTCCGCGAGAATGTCCAAAAACTTCTTCTGTTCGGCCTCGGTCGGCTTCCGGCTCAACCCGGCCAGGAACACGCGGTCCACAATTTCCTCGTCTTTTAGCTTCTCCGCGATCCACTTGGCGACGACGGAATTCGGATCGCGCAGCTTGTCATTGAGGGTGTAACCGTTATTCAGGTGAAGCGCCTGCGTGACGCTGGCGTCGGAGGTGCGCTCGCACGCACACGTCTGGACGCGCTCCGCGCGCCCGAAGGCGTCGAGGAACTGCGACGTGGCGAGTGAGTCCGGCACCTGCACCGCGCGCGTGCCGCGCGGGTACGAACCGATGGGCGAAGTCGCGTCGCCCGCGGCCGACGTGATCTTGTCGAACGGCGTCGCCACCCCGGTGAGGTCGGAGTACGCATCGAGGATCACCTCGCCCGGCAATCGCCGCACCAAGTAGCGCGAGTAGAACCGATCGTCCGCGGCGTTCTCCTTCAGCGGCTTCGACGAGCGCTGGTACGCGGCCGAGTTCAGGATCGTGCGCATGAGGTGCTTGACGTCGTACTTGTTCTTCACGAAGTCGTCCGCGAGCGCGGTGAACAGCGCCGCGTTGCTCGGCGGGTTCGTTTCTCGCAAGTCGTCTTCGGCCTCCACCAGCCCGCGCCCCATGTAGTTCTTCCAGACGCGGTTCACGAGTGATTTCGCAAAGTACGGGTTGGTCGGCGCCGTGAGCCAGTCGGTGAAGTACGTTCGACGGGCGACGGGCGAATCCGCGGGGAGCGGCTTGCCATCAAGGGGCGTGGGGGACATCGCGACACCCTTGCGAAGGTGCAGCGCGTCGCCCTCGGTCTGGCTCTGCACGAGCACCTCGCCCCCGCGATCGCCGTTCTTCAGCCCCACGCGCGCGAACAGGTTCGCGAAGGCCCAATACTGGTCCTGGGTCCATTTCTCCAGCGGGTGGTTGTGGCACTTCGCGCAGCCGATGGACGTACCGAGGAACGTGATCGAGGTCGATTCGGCCAGCGCGCTCACGTCCTTGTGGAGCACGAAGTAGTTCCCACCGCCGTTGGTGAGCGAGCTCCCGCTCGCCGTGAGGACGTCGCGTGCGAACTTGTCCCACGGCTTGTTGTCCGCGACACTCTGCCGCACCGATCGGTAGAAGGCCCACATCGCGGGTTGCGGTAATTTGCGGGTCGAAACGAGCAAGAGATCGGACCACTTGTGCGTCCAGTAATCGACGAACGCGGGGTGATCGAGCAGTTTGTCGATGAGCTTCGCGCGCTTCTTCGCGTCGGTGTCCTTCAGGAACGCCGCGACCTCGTCGGCCGTGGGCAGGATGCCGCACGAATCGAGGTACACGCGACGGATGAACTCCGCGTCGGTACACGGTTCCGATGCCGGGAGGCGCAGGAGCTGCAACTTCTGGTTCACGTGCTCGTCAACGAAGTTGTTCTGCTTTGCAGGCGCGCCGGACTTGAGTTCGTTGGGGTACGGCGCGGTAATCGTGAGCGTGGCGACCTTCGTACCGAACCCGACCGTGACCGCCGCTTCACCGTTCCCCACCGGCGTGACGAGTCCGTCTTCCGCAACGCGGGCCACGAGTTCTTCGCTCGATCCGAACCGCGCCAGATTGGTTACGTCCTCGCTGGCGCCGTCGGAGTAGATCGCCCGCACCCGAACCTGGAAGTTGATCTTGGGACCACCGGGCTTCACGAGAATCGCGGGCGGGAACACTTCGAGGCGCTCGAGTTCCGCATCGGTGGGTTTGGGACCGGGCGCACCGGCCTGGAGCCACGCGAGCAGCGTCTTGTAATGGACCGATTCTTCCGTGAAGCGCTCGCCCCCGCTGTGGGGCACCCCGCGCACGGCCTTTTTCAGCAACAGGCTGTCGGCCGGCTTGGTGAGGTCGACGCGCCGGGCGAGCGCCTGTCGCGTGAGCACGAACCAGTCGGTTTCCGGGTCGTACCCGCGGAGCGACAGTTTCATCCCGCCTTTCCCCGCGAGCGCACCGTGGCAGGCGCCCGCGTTGCACCCGGTCCGCGTGAGTATCGGAATGATGTGATTGCGGAAGTTCGGCGTACTGGGAGCATCAGCGCCCACCTTGCAAGTCACGTTGACCCGTCTGTCGCCGTAGGTGATCGTGACGATAGACTCGCCGCCACTCACGGCAGTAACGAGTCCCTTCGCGTCCACTTTAACGGCGGAGCCGATTGGGGCTTGAGTCGAAGCGTACCGGACCAGCGCGGTCACGTCGCGCACGGCTCGCGCGCCCTCTTCTTCGATGACGAACAGTTGCTGCGTCCGGTTCGGCCCACCGAGCACGACCTCGGACGGGAACACGCGCAAGTCCGCCGCCGAAGCAACCGGCGAAAGGCACAGCAGAGAAGCGAGAGCGGGGAGGAGGAACCGCATATCGAATACCCAATAACGATTACTCGTGATCGATCCCTATGGACGAGGTGTTCTGCCAATCGGTCCCTGAGCGGACAACGCCTGCTCGATATCATTCACTACTTTGTCCCAACCCGTTACATGCCGCTGAACCTCTTGAAATAGTGTGTTGAGCAGTTTCCAATCACCATCCGGATCGACCTCATCAGGGTCATTCGGGTCTTCCGGAGTTCCCCAATCGGGCTCTGTCACCGACCACGTGTCTACAGGGATGCTATTTGCGTTCTGTAATTGAAACGAGAGATAATCAGATTCGGCGCGCGGGATTGTGTAGGTGAGCACCACCCGCGATTGAGGCAAAATCACCTCATAGGAGGTTTCAGCCGTTCCCACTCGGGGAGTTCGTCTAACCCAATTCACCTGACTGAGCTTCGTCCGCTCCAGCAGTCCCCGCACGAGTTCTCGGAATTTCTGCAACGGGATTGTCGGAACCGATTTGACCATGACTCATCTCTCGGAATGGCGCTCGTAATTGATCCAACCGTGCGTGGAGCAAGAGCAACAATGGTATCCACTTATCTCTCAAAAGTTTCGGAGGGAGTTTCGCAGTTTTCTTTCCGGTCATTTCAGAGAATGTGTGGCCGAACTCTCGCAACCTGCTCACTAGTTCCATCATGTTACCATCTGTTGCGGCGCTTCCAGTGGAGGGCAGGGTAGCGAGAATTTCGGCTAAATCTCTCGCGCGTAGTTCCGCTAACTTCCAATCGCTATCCGTAACGACCGCTTGTAATTCTGACAACAGACGCCCAGCATGCGCCGCAACGAACCGCTCAAATGCCTCTTTACTTTCTGTCAGGGTTTTATTCGCCGCATCACGCGCTGCTTCTGCCGCCTCTTTACCCTTCCTTGCCTCTTTTCGGGCCTCACGAATTTGGACGATCGCGATCCAAAAACCTGCGACGCCAACAACTAATCCTACCACGCCAACGATGAAGCCCCACACCGTGAGGAAATCGCTCGTTTCAGGAGCCAGGGCGAACAAGTACATTCACGGCTCCCGCTCAGAACAGTTCGTTGATCGGCTTCAGGCCGTAATCGACCATCGGCATCGGCCGGTTCTGCGGGCCGGGGAGTTCCTTGTGCGGATCGAGTCCCAATCCCTTGTAGAGCGTCGCCGCGACCTCACCCGGGGTGACCGGGCGCGACTTCGGGGCGTAACCGAGTTCGTCCGTCTCACCGACCACCACGCCGCCCTTCAGCGGCCCGCCGCCGATGACGATCGACCACGCGCCGGGGTGGTGGTCGCGCCCGCCGGCCGGGTTCACCTTCGGGGTGCGCCCGAACTCGCCCAGCGCCACCACCATCGTGTTCGAGAGCAACCCGCGCTCGCTCAGGTCTTCGAGTAGCGCCGTGTACGCGGCGTCGAAGTTCGGGGCGACCTCCTTCGACATCTGCACGATGTCCGTGAACGGCTTCGAGCCGTGGATGTCCCACGTCACCTCATCGAACACCGTCTCGAACATATTCACCGTGACAAACCGCACCCCGGCTTCAATGAGCCGCCGGGCCATTAGGCACGACTGCCCGAAGCGCGTGCGCCCGTAGCGGTCCTTCGTCTTCTCGGGTTCCTTCTCCAGTGCGAATGCGTTACGGGCCTTCTCGCTCGACATCAGCTTGTACGCGAGCTTGAAGTTGTCGTCGAGTTGCTTGGACTGGGCGTTCTTCTCGAACACGTCCGTCGCGCCGTCGACCGCGTCGCGCAACTTCTGCCGGCGCTCGGCTCGAATCGCAGAAACGTATTCGGGCGGGAGCAGGTCCGGCACCTTGAAGCCGGGCGCGTTCGGGTCCGCGTTCAGGATGAACGGATCGTGGGGCTTACCGAGGTAGCCGGCTGTGTGACCGTGCGGCAAGTTCCCGCCGGTGCGCCCGATGGGTTTGGGCAGCAGGACGTGTGCGGGAAGTTCTCCGCGGCCACCCTTCAGGTAGCCGAGCGCGCAACCGATGTGGGGGTGTTCCACGCCGCCGGTAAAGAGCCGGCCCGTTTGCATCATCTGGTGACCGGTGTCGTGGACCGCGGTCGCCGTGTGGTACACGCTCCGGATCAGAGAGAACTTGTCGGCGTGCTTTGCCATTTTGGGGAAGATCTCACTGATCTGCATCCCCACCGCGTTCGTCTGAACGGGCTTGAACGGCCCGCGCACTTCCGCCGGCGCGTTTGGTTTCATGTCCCACGTATCGAGCTGGCTCGGTCCGCCGACGAGGAACAGCATGATGCAGTTCACGTCGGTGTCTTTGCCGTTCGCGGCTTTCGCGCGTTGCAGTTCGGACAGCGTCAGGCCGAGCGGGGCGATCGCGCCGGCGTGTAAAAAGTCCCGTCGCGAGAGGCCGTCACAGAACGTAGCGGGGCGGTCAGCGTCTAACCGGATCACTGGCGGGAACCTCTTCCGGTGGGAGGGGCCGAAGCGTTCGTATCCGCCACAGTAGCCGAGTTTTGCGCCCCAAACAATGAGAAACAGGGGAGGTTGCGCAATCTCTTCCGGGTAGTGAACCGTATTTCATGTTCGCCCTGTTGGGTGACGTAGAGTAAAATGGTATCGTCCTACCTGCCCTCCCCGCCGCTCCCGCCAATAGACCGAGGCCGACCGATGCGGTTGATTCTCGCGCTGTGTGTCGTTTCGTGTGCCGTTCCCGCCCGTGCCGCTGACCCCGCCCCGAAACCGACCGCAGCCCAACTCGAATTCTTCGAGACGAAGGTGCGGCCGGTGCTGGCCGATCACTGCTATTCGTGCCACGGCACGAAGAAACAGAGTGCCGGGCTGCGCCTCGATACGTCGGCCGGCATCAAGACCGGGGCCGACGACGGTCCCGTTATCGTGCCCGGCGACCCGGCCAAAAGCCGGCTCATCAAGTCCGTGCGGCGCGAAAACGAACAGGCGATGCCACCCAAGGCACCGCTCCCGGCCGACGCAGTCGCGGTGCTCGTGGAATGGGTGAAGGCCGGCGCCCCGGTGCCCGCCGACATCGCCAAAGAACCAACCGCCGATCCGAAAAAACACTGGGCTTTCCAACCCGTGAAGGAACCCGCGGTCCCGACCATCGCGAACCCCAAATCACCGATCGTAAATCCGATCGATGCGTTCGTGACCGCGAAGCTAACCGAAAAGGGACTGGCACTCGCGCCGCGTGCCGACAAGCGCACGCTGATTCGCCGCGCGTACTTCGATCTGATCGGACTTCCTCCAACCGCCGAGGAAGTGGAAGCGTTCGTGAAGGATGAAGCACCGAACGCCTGGGAGAAGCTGATCGACAAGCTACTCGCGTCGCCGGCTTACGGCGAACGGTGGGGCCGGTACTGGCTCGACATCGCCCGCTACGCCGACTCGAAGGGCTATGTCCTCACGCAAGAACGCTCTTTCGCGTTCTCCTACACCTACCGCGACTACGTGATCCGCAGCTTCAACGAAGACAAGCCCTACGACCGGTTCGTCACCGAACAGATCGCGGCCGACCTGCTGCCGCTCGGCGACGACAACCGCGCACTCGCCGCGATGGGTTTCCTCACGCTCGGTCGGCGCTTCCTCAACAATCAGGAAGATATCATCGACGACCGCATCGACGTCGTCACGCGGGGATTCATGGGGCTCACCGTGACCTGTGCCCGGTGCCACGACCACAAGTACGACCCGATCCCTACGAAGGACTATTACTCACTCTACGGCGTGTTCGCGAGCACCAACGAGCCGGCCGAACCGCCGCTGATCGGCGAAA
This region of Gemmata massiliana genomic DNA includes:
- a CDS encoding WD40 repeat domain-containing protein, which produces MARLLSLVLLLSPAIAAAAPPVTAVAYSPKGEFVAFGTPGEVRVFNVLGTQIGTPITVTGRVTALTFHPQGHWLAVAHGDAGKNGMVSLQPVGESGAKRQIAINAHRDAIYTMAFSPDGKQLATAGYDRVVHVWDVDDKEAKPAPRLTLKDHSDAVYGVAFHPDGKLLASVSADRAVKVWEVATGKRLYTLGDATDWLYTVAWSPDKKHLAAAGVDKSVRVWAVDADGAKLVHAAFAHESAVWRIAYSGDGSRLYSVGEDKVIKAWNTAKLTEAKVFDAQPDTVLDLALRPDGKQLALARFDGAGALLDVANGKATAQLLPAVPTKPVPPKVARVAPSGGVRGATTRVTISGTGLDWVKAVTSTTPEITAKIDPAKRSATALEVDVTIGAAVRIGTAPFTLDGDGGKSAPVAFAVDYFPAVAETGITDSARNAMAVKQNATVAGVVDREGDMDYYRFTAAVGDQIGVQVLAPELGSKLNPVIVLTDEAGSVLAEGTAALGFVAHNAGTYAIGVRDRDFRGGGDFTYRLHIGAIPVVTGVFPLAAPRGRTTSVHVSGVNLGAPSGVTTKVTVPAEAVPGAKVPVPLSGAAMQAVGRAEVTVAEFSAVVLNPTAGADIRVPGSADGILTKPNEAQTTRFEARKGERLVVEVLARRAGSPVDPVTEILDAAGKPVPLGVLRATAKTSVTFRDHDSASTGIRLDAWNELAIDDYLYVNGEVMRILALPKGPDDDCQFYQTGGQRVAFHGTTPTHHSLGLPMYKVELHPPGKTFPPNGLPLFPLTYRNDDGGAGYGKDSRLFFDVPADGSYQVRVTDARGSAGPNHAYRVTVRHPKPDFTVSFNPTAPSVWKGGAIPVNVSVTRFDGFDGPVQVKLAGIPDGMWAPETFVEGGFNSTTFALYANADATIPADAKLKLIARATIGGKEVTREVAGGLPKVAAVGDIVTTVREQTIAIQPGKETRFTVDIARQGKFAGRVPIDVQGLPHGVRVLNIGLNGILITERDTSREVVLYAEPWVKPMEHPIVVLARREGTGAEHAAKSLLLKVK
- a CDS encoding DUF1549 and DUF1553 domain-containing protein, whose amino-acid sequence is MRFLLPALASLLCLSPVASAADLRVFPSEVVLGGPNRTQQLFVIEEEGARAVRDVTALVRYASTQAPIGSAVKVDAKGLVTAVSGGESIVTITYGDRRVNVTCKVGADAPSTPNFRNHIIPILTRTGCNAGACHGALAGKGGMKLSLRGYDPETDWFVLTRQALARRVDLTKPADSLLLKKAVRGVPHSGGERFTEESVHYKTLLAWLQAGAPGPKPTDAELERLEVFPPAILVKPGGPKINFQVRVRAIYSDGASEDVTNLARFGSSEELVARVAEDGLVTPVGNGEAAVTVGFGTKVATLTITAPYPNELKSGAPAKQNNFVDEHVNQKLQLLRLPASEPCTDAEFIRRVYLDSCGILPTADEVAAFLKDTDAKKRAKLIDKLLDHPAFVDYWTHKWSDLLLVSTRKLPQPAMWAFYRSVRQSVADNKPWDKFARDVLTASGSSLTNGGGNYFVLHKDVSALAESTSITFLGTSIGCAKCHNHPLEKWTQDQYWAFANLFARVGLKNGDRGGEVLVQSQTEGDALHLRKGVAMSPTPLDGKPLPADSPVARRTYFTDWLTAPTNPYFAKSLVNRVWKNYMGRGLVEAEDDLRETNPPSNAALFTALADDFVKNKYDVKHLMRTILNSAAYQRSSKPLKENAADDRFYSRYLVRRLPGEVILDAYSDLTGVATPFDKITSAAGDATSPIGSYPRGTRAVQVPDSLATSQFLDAFGRAERVQTCACERTSDASVTQALHLNNGYTLNDKLRDPNSVVAKWIAEKLKDEEIVDRVFLAGLSRKPTEAEQKKFLDILADGSKDGAQSRRETIEDFVWAVLTGREFLFNH
- a CDS encoding DUF1501 domain-containing protein, producing MIRLDADRPATFCDGLSRRDFLHAGAIAPLGLTLSELQRAKAANGKDTDVNCIMLFLVGGPSQLDTWDMKPNAPAEVRGPFKPVQTNAVGMQISEIFPKMAKHADKFSLIRSVYHTATAVHDTGHQMMQTGRLFTGGVEHPHIGCALGYLKGGRGELPAHVLLPKPIGRTGGNLPHGHTAGYLGKPHDPFILNADPNAPGFKVPDLLPPEYVSAIRAERRQKLRDAVDGATDVFEKNAQSKQLDDNFKLAYKLMSSEKARNAFALEKEPEKTKDRYGRTRFGQSCLMARRLIEAGVRFVTVNMFETVFDEVTWDIHGSKPFTDIVQMSKEVAPNFDAAYTALLEDLSERGLLSNTMVVALGEFGRTPKVNPAGGRDHHPGAWSIVIGGGPLKGGVVVGETDELGYAPKSRPVTPGEVAATLYKGLGLDPHKELPGPQNRPMPMVDYGLKPINELF